One genomic segment of Arachis duranensis cultivar V14167 chromosome 4, aradu.V14167.gnm2.J7QH, whole genome shotgun sequence includes these proteins:
- the LOC107484025 gene encoding uncharacterized protein LOC107484025, with the protein MAAMTKLANTMEANATVNLQVVQRLGQLAGNGNRNGEGNAHDNTEGNSDNTGGVPMTLATFLKVHSPIFQGLTNPTEADNWFQAMERALQAQHVPNNQYVEFAAYQLAGEVQHWWQAECHLLQLQNADVPWDMFQTAFYKKYFPESAREAKEMELIQLKQGSLSVADYTNKFEELYRFSRVCQGAPETYESWKCIKY; encoded by the coding sequence ATGGCGGCTATGACTAAATTGGCAAACACTATGGAGGCTAATGCTACTGTGAATCTGCAAGTTGTGCAGAGGTTAGGCCAACTGGCTGGAAATGGAAACAGAAATGGTGAAGGGAATGCTCATGATAATACTGAGGGAAACAGTGATAATACGGGAGGTGTTCCGATGACCTTGGCGACGTTCCTTAAGGTTCATTCGCCAATTTTCCAAGGATTAACTAATCCTACTGAAGCAGACAACTGGTTCCAGGCCATGGAGCGTGCTTTACAAGCGCAGCATGTTCCAAACAATCAGTACGTAGAATTTGCCGCTTATCAGCTTGCGGGAGAGGTCCAGCACTGGTGGCAAGCAGAGTGTCACTTGCTACAGCTCCAGAATGCAGATGTCCCTTGGGATATGTTTCAGACAGCCTTTTACAAGAAGTACTTCCCTGAGTCTGCAAGGGAAGCAAAGGAGATGGAACTGATACAGCTGAAGCAAGGTTCCTTGTCAGTGGCAGATTACAccaacaagtttgaggagctctataggttttctagggtatgTCAGGGTGCCCCAGAAACCTACGAGAGCTGGAAGTGTATTAAGTACTAG
- the LOC107484026 gene encoding uncharacterized protein LOC107484026: protein MAPMVIRTFSDLVNKTRVVEEYAKTVAVSKDTHGGNTSNGHGKYFHPRGQSFKRGGHTSEGQGGFGKNPQDKFQRGKGRENQSKNSLDLTCVRCGRFHPYYSCKIGLGGCFNCGLPGHFVRDCTRGKNPSVGQSQHQGRVFAVNVNDASKADPLMRDICLIGDKILIVLYDTGASHFFVSFAKVEELGLKVSELPFDLHVHTPHQTVTTRSCCRQVGFKLEGRDFVHDLICLPMVGLEIF, encoded by the coding sequence ATGGCTCCTATGGTGATTCGCACTTTTTCTGATTTGGTGAACAAAACAAGGGTGGTTGAAGAGTATGCCAAGACTGTAGCGGTATCCAAGGATACTCATGGAGGGAATACTAGTAATGGACATGGCAAGTATTTCCATCCTAGAGGTCAGAGTTTCAAGAGAGGAGGACATACGTCTGAAGGGCAAGGAGGCTTCGGGAAGAACCCTCAGGATAAGTTTCAGCGTGGCAAAGGAAGAGAAAATCAGAGTAAGAATTCTCTGGATTTGACTTGTGTGCGTTGTGGACGTTTTCATCCATATTACTCTTGCAAGATTGGTTTAGGTGGATGTTTCAACTGTGGCTTGCCTGGTCATTTTGTGAGGGATTGCACACGTGGGAAGAACCCAAGTGTGGGTCAGAGTCAGCACCAGGGGCGAGTTTTTGCTGTGAATGTCAATGATGCTTCTAAGGCAGATCCTTTGATGAGAGATATATGTCTTATTGgtgataaaatattaattgtattGTATGATACTGGGGCTTCGCATTTTTTTGTTTCGTTTGCTAAAGTTGAGGAATTAGGCTTGAAAGTGTCAGAATTACCATTTGATCTGCATGTACATACTCCACATCAGACAGTCACGACTAGGTCATGTTGTAGGCAAGTAGGATTTAAACTTGAGGGTAGAGACTTTGTGCATGATTTGATCTGTTTACCAATGGTTGGGTTGGAGATATTTTGA
- the LOC107484032 gene encoding uncharacterized protein LOC107484032 produces MERNVNGKGNREAATWDLRKMALFCLASRFCKLRESSAAGNQHWSCPESLLLLSSELVLEPLMELLCLVIFTSCDIEINAFAMTQWNRLLILCCSVLSRKSPGSPKSPLTIVAPSSSLHSSRCRCLLLPGVAESLCGVAASPLSEASPLLHGVLASPLFCFYLAASSSLSWLIVDCA; encoded by the exons ATGGAGAGGAACGtgaatggaaaaggaaacaggGAAGCTGCTACTTGGGATTTGAGGAAAATGGCTCTGTTTTGCCTCGCCTCTAGGTTCTGCAAGTTGCGAGAGTCCTCAGCCGCCGGGAACCAGCACTGGAGCTGCCCAGAATCACTACTGCTGCTCTCATCGGAGCTGGTATTGGAACCACTGATGGAGCTGCTGTGTTTAGTGATTTTCACGAGTTGTGACATCGAG ATAAATGCTTTTGCCATGACACAATGGAACAGATTGTTGATTCTTTG TTGTAGTGTCTTATCTCGCAAGTCACCAGGAAGCCCCAAATCGCCACTCACCATCGTCGCACCATCATCATCGCTGCATTCTTCCCGGTGTCGCTGCCTCCTTCTTCCCGGTGTCGCTGAGTCTCTCTGTGGCGTCGCTGCTTCTCCCCTCTCGGAGGCTTCACCGCTTCTCCACGGCGTCCTTGCTTCTCCCCTGTTCTGTTTCTACCTCGCTGCTTCTTCTTCACTGTCTTGGCTGATTGTGGATTGTGCTTAG
- the LOC107484030 gene encoding putative UPF0481 protein At3g02645 — MDDTNDDNRPTIDNEVSKLIAQKESTSHAIESEAANKLNEWKDSTTDAIESEATKLIAFRESTTKLIALKESTTDEIKSKTTNKLIQLKESATDAIESDETTRLIPSKESSINDTIENNADTKLNEWRETTKSLLGRFRSQSEPFNISNIPAQLREGNKNAYMPKAISIGPRYKGTRTNLVQWEKIKWQCMQSLLHRGPKGPETNLKECMGVVMGLEKEVRANYADDLKLEWNDLANIMLSDACFLLELLICASNELNQKLKSRLEPSGPGGHVGKQEEVLVDLLKLQNQMPLFILHKLSDQIFYEVVPVETLALNLFGYFPETSFKCFTPDIPSQHFLELVNAYISDDGEEGALITEQRQESQHMCIPINVVRNFREVGTQCSNCCAPIFGQAVTSVDDEFAQNVGEFRQNQYVSNAMDISNSQFVSDAMENGKNNDAPSQTYRAEHNRCARILEAAGVTIKARITKKEAQNTDNQGQPVVTTRGFDFDIRFIKGNGTLEIPQLHITNSTEVTWQNLIAWEQGHTGFSCKHRCTWAAFFFNGLICRESDIQLLKDRKVIVDHMNMTNKKLLEYFRSLVIGVDRVKINDSPYWQMVRILNKYSGTKCHVIKRSSILLWHSWLPGAVRRIDRFFLRSYSCLIGMISVYTLLSAVFQILDYYNRKTDRLGPAASPRALLRG, encoded by the exons ATGGATGATACAAATGATGATAATCGACCTACCATAGACAATGAGGTCAGCAAGTTGATTGCACAAAAGGAATCTACAAGTCATGCCATAGAAAGTGAGGCCGCCAATAAATTGAATGAATGGAAGGATTCTACAACCGATGCCATAGAAAGTGAGGCCACAAAGTTGATTGCATTTAGGGAATCTACCACCAAGTTGATTGCACTGAAGGAATCCACAACTGATGAAATAAAGAGTAAGACCACCAACAAGTTGATTCAATTGAAGGAATCTGCAACTGATGCCATAGAAAGCGACGAGACCACAAGGTTGATTCCATCTAAAGAATCTTCAATAAATGATACCATAGAAAACAACGCGGACACGAAGTTGAATGAATGGAGAGAAACAACAAAATCATTACTGGGTCGTTTCCGCTCACAATCTGAGCCATTCAACATCTCCAATATCCCGGCACAGCTCCGGGAAGGGAACAAGAACGCTTACATGCCGAAGGCCATCTCGATCGGGCCGCGATACAAGGGAACCAGAACGAACCTTGTGCAATGGGAAAAGATCAAGTGGCAGTGTAtgcaatctcttcttcatcggGGACCCAAGGGGCCCGAAACAAACTTGAAGGAATGCATGGGAGTCGTCATGGGATTGGAGAAAGAAGTTCGGGCAAATTATGCGGATGATCTTAAGCTAGAATGGAACGACCTTGCTAATATCATGTTGTCCGACGCTTGTTTCCTGCTTGAGCTTCTCATTTGTGCTTCCAACGAGTTGAATCAAAAGCTTAAGAGCCGATTGGAGCCTTCCGGCCCCGGAGGCCATGTTGGAAAGCAAGAAGAGGTGTTAGTTGATTTGTTGAAGTTGCAGAACCAGATGCCGCTTTTCATTCTCCACAAGTTGtctgaccaaattttttatgag GTTGTCCCCGTGGAAACTCTTGCGCTTAATCTATTTGGCTACTTTCCTGAAACAAGTTTCAAGTGCTTCACCCCGGACATTCCATCACAACACTTTCTTGAACTTGTTAATGCCTACATTTCCGACGACGGTGAAGAGGGAGCACTAATAACAGAACAGCGTCAAGAAAGCCAACACATGTGCATTCCTATTAACGTGGTTCGAAACTTCCGAGAAGTAGGGACTCAGTGTTCAAATTGTTGTGCTCCCATCTTCGGTCAAGCGGTCACCAGTGTTGATGATGAGTTTGCACAGAATGTAGGCGAGTTTCGACAAAACCAATATGTTTCTAATGCAATGGATATTAGCAACAGCCAATTCGTTTCTGATGCAATGGAAAATGGCAAAAATAATGATGCTCCATCTCAGACATACCGAGCAGAGCATAATCGATGTGCTCGCATACTTGAAGCTGCTGGGGTCACAATCAAAGCTAGAA TTACAAAGAAAGAAGCACAAAACACAGATAATCAGGGTCAACCAGTGGTAACAACAAGAGGCTTTGATTTCGACATCAGATTCATCAAGGGCAACGGAACACTGGAAATCCCGCAGCTTCACATCACAAACTCAACAGAAGTGACGTGGCAGAATCTCATTGCTTGGGAGCAAGGCCATACCGGTTTCAGCTGCAAGCACAGGTGCACATGGGCCGCGTTCTTTTTCAACGGCTTGATTTGCCGCGAAAGCGATATTCAGCTTTTAAAAGACCGGAAAGTCATAGTGGACCACATGAACATGACGAACAAAAAGTTGTTGGAATATTTCCGTTCGCTCGTAATTGGAGTTGACCGAGTCAAAATCAACGATTCTCCTTACTGGCAAATGGTTAGGATTTTGAACAAGTATTCAGGAACAAAGTGCCACGTCATCAAACGGTCCTCCATACTTCTATGGCATTCTTGGCTTCCCGGTGCGGTTCGGCGAATTGATCGGTTCTTTTTGCGGAGTTATAGCTGCTTGATTGGAATGATTTCTGTGTACACTCTTCTCAGCGCAGTTTTTCAAATCCTTGACTATTATAACAGAAAAACCGACAGATTAGGTCCGGCGGCCTCACCTCGCGCCTTACTCAGGGGATGA